CCTGGCCCGGATCGCCGGAGCCTGGGCTGCGGTCCTGGCGACGGGGGAGTGGCGCGAGATCCGTCGGTGACGGCGGCGGCCGGGAGCGGCGCCGCCCCCGGCCGCCGCTCGCGCGGTGCCGGGGCGGCGCTATCCCCGGCCGCGGCGCTTGAGGTAGCGCTCGAACTCCCTGGCGATGGCCTCGCCGGTGGCTTCGGGGAGTTCGGCGGCGTCCTTGGCCTCCTCCAGGCTGCGGACGTAGCCGGCGATGTCGGAGTCCTCCGAGGCGAGCTCGTTGACGCCGTGCTCCCAGGCGCGGGCCTCCTCGGGCAGGTCGCCCAGCGGCACGGTGACGTCGAGGATGTCCTCGACCCTGCGCAGCAGCGACAGGGTGCCCTTGGGGCACGGCGGCTGCGCGACGTAGTGCGGCACGGCGGCCCACAGCGAGACCGTCTCCAGGCCCGCGGAGCCGAAGACCTCCTGCAGCACGCCGAGGATGCCCGTGGGCCCCTCGTAGGTCGTCGGTTCCAGGTGCAGCCTGCGTCCCAGCTCCGGCGGCGAGGCCACGCTGGTCACCGGCACCGGCCGGGTGTGCGGGGCGTCGGCCAGCAGCGCGCCCAGCAGGATGACCCTGCGCACGCCCAGCTCGCGGGCCACCGCCAGCAGGTCGCTGCAGAAGCCGCGCCAGCGCATGTTGGGTTCGGTCCCGCGCACCAGCACGATGTCGTGCCCGCCGCCGCGGGGCCGGGCCACCGAGACCTTGGTGGTGGGCCACTGGATCCTGCGGCTCTCGCCGTCCAGCGTCTCCACGCGGGGGCGCGAGACCTGGAAGTCGTAGTAGTCGTCGGATTCGAGGGAGAGCAGTTCGTCGGTGTCCCAGGCCGCGGCCAGGTGTTCGATGACGGCGCTGGCCGCCTCGCCGGCGTCGTTCCAGCCTTCGAACGCGGCCACCATCACGGGCTCGACGAGCTCAGGAACGCTGTCGAGCTCAGGCACAGGCCGCCTCCTCACATTCCGGATTCCCGGCCTCGGGCCCTCCGGTCGACAACACCAACACTGACGCGGTCTCCAGCCCTACCATGATCGCCCGCCGCGAGGACAGCGAAATGCCGTCGCGGTGGCCGAAGCGGGCTCGGCCGGACAGGACCACCCTATGTCCTATGCCCCACGGGCCGCAGAGGGCGCCGGGCAAGTGTCGGGCGGCCCACCGCACGGGGCTGGGCGCGGCCGCGCCGACCGGATCGCTGTACATCACCCTGGGCACAACAGCGCGGCGCCGCATGTTGTTCCGCCGTGCCGCGCCGACCAGCGGGGCCGGGGCGGGGGAGAGGCGGCCGGGCGCGCGCCGGCCGTGCGCTATCGTCGGGCCGGGCCGGATCCGGACACGACCGCGCCGACCACCGCTCTCTTCGCCGGGGCGATCCTCTGCGCCGCCCGCCTCCGACGGGGCCGGTCCCCTGACACTACAGTTAAGGATTATGAGTTCTCGACTCTCCTTCCGGGATGCCCTCGCACAACGCGTCATCGTGGCCGACGGGGCGATGGGCACCATGCTGCAGGTACACGACCTCGGTCTGGACGATTTTCAAGGGCACGAAGGCTGTAACGAGATCCTCAACGTCACTCGCCCTGATGTGGTGCGGTCCACGCACGCCGCATTCTTCGACGTGGGCGTCGACTGCGTCGAGACCAACACCTTCGGCGCGAACTTCGGAAACCTCGGCGAATACGACATCGTCGAGCGGACCTACGAGCTGGCCGAGTCCGGCGCCCGACTGGCCAAGGAGGTCGCCGACGAGTACTCCTCGGCCGACCACCCCCGCTACGTGCTCGGCTCGGTCGGCCCCGGCACGAAGCTGCCCACGCTCGGCCACGCGCACTTCACCACGCTGCGCGACTACTACGAGCAGTGCGCCAAGGGCCTGATCGACGGCGGGGCCGACGCCATTCTGATCGAGACCTGCCAGGACCTGCTGCAGACCAAGGCCGCCGTCGTCGGCGCGCAGCGGGCGCGCCGCGCGGCGGGCTCCGGCATCACGATCATCGCGCAGGTCACCATCGAGACGACCGGCACGATGCTGATCGGCTCGGAGATCGGTGCGGCGCTGACCGCGCTGGAGCCGCTGGGCATCGACGTGATCGGGTTGAACTGCGCCACCGGCCCCGCGGAGATGAGCGAGCACCTGCGCTACCTCTCCCAGCACGCCCGGGTGCCCATCTCCTGCATGCCCAACGCCGGCCTGCCCGAGCTCGGCACGGACGGCGCGGTCTACCCGCTGCAGCCGCACGAACTGGCCGACGCCCACGACACCTTCACCGGCGAGTTCGGGCTGTCCCTGGCCGGAGGGTGCTGCGGCACCACCCCCGAGCACCTGCGCCAGGTCGTCGAGCGCGTGTCCGGGCGCGGCGTGAAGAACCGCACCCCCCGCACCGAGGCCGCCGCGGCCTCGGTGTACCAGAGCGTGCCGTTCCGCCAGGACACCAGCTACCTCGCCATCGGCGAGCGGACCAACGCCAACGGCTCCAAGCTGTTCCGCGAGGCCATGGTCGCGGAGCGCTACGACGACTGCATCGAGATCGCCCGCGACCAGATCCGCGACGGCGCCCACCTGCTCGACCTCAACGTCGACTACGTCGGCCGCGACGGCGCGCGCGACATGCGGGAGCTGGCCTCCCGGCTGGCCACAGCTTCCACCCTGCCGCTGATGCTCGACTCCACCGAGCCCGACGTCCTGCAGGCCGGTCTGGAGATGATCGGCGGGCGCGCCGTGCTCAACTCCGTCAACTACGAGGACGGCGACGCCTCCGGTTCGCGGTTCGACAGGATCGCCTCGCTCGCGGTCGAGCACGGCGCGGCCCTCGTCGCGCTGACCATCGACGAGCAGGGCCAGGCGCGCACCGCCGACAAGAAGGTCGAGATCGCCCAGCGGCTGATCAGCGACCTGGGCGGCAGATACGGCATCCGCGAGTCCGACATCCTCATCGACTGCCTGACCTTCACCATCGCCACCGGTCAGGACGAGTCGCGCCGCGACGCGCTGGAGACCGTCGAGGCGATCCGCGAGCTCAAGCGGCGCCACCCCGACGTGCAGACCACGCTGGGGCTGTCCAACGTCTCCTTCGGCCTCAACCCGGCCGCGCGCATCGTGCTGAACTCGGTGTTCCTGCACGAGTGCGCCGAGGCGGGCCTGGACTCCGCGATCGTGCACGCCTCCAAGATCCTGCCGATGAACCGGATCCCCGAGGAGCAGCGCCAGGTCGCCCTCGACATGGTCTACGACCGGCGCACCGGGGACTACGACCCGCTGCAGAGGTTCCTGGAGCTGTTCGAGGGCGTGGACGCCCAGCAGCTCAAGGCCTCGCGCGCCGAGGAGCTGGCCGCGCTGCCGCTGTGGGACCGGCTGGAGCGGCGCATCATCGACGGCGAGATGGTCGGCATGGAGGCCGACCTCGACGAGGCGCTGACCCAGCGCCCCGCGCTGCAGATCGTCAACGACACGCTGCTGGCCGGGATGAAGGTCGTCGGCGAACTGTTCGGCTCCGGCGAGATGCAGCTGCCCTTCGTGCTGAAGTCGGCCGAGGTCATGAAGGCCGCCGTGGCCCACCTCGAACCGCACATGGAGAAGAGCGACGACGACGGCAAGGGCCGCATCGTGCTCGCCACGGTCAAGGGCGACGTGCACGACATCGGCAAGAACCTCGTCGACATCATCCTGTCCAACAACGGCTACGACGTCGTCAACCTCGGCATCAAGCAGCCGGTGTCGGCGATCATCGAGGCGGCCGAGGAGCAGCGCGCCGACGTCATCGGCATGTCCGGCCTGCTGGTGAAGTCCACGGTGATCATGAAGGAGAACCTGGAGGAGATGGAGTCCCGCGGGCTCTCCGACCGCTTCCCTGTGCTGCTGGGCGGCGCCGCGCTCACCCGCTCCTACGTCGAGCAGGACCTCGCCGAGATGTTCCCCGGGGAGGTCCGCTACGCCCGCGACGCCTTCGAGGGCCTGCGGCTGATGGACGCGTTCATGGCGGTCAAGCGCGGCGTCGAGGGCGCCGAGCTGCCCGCGCTGCGCAAGCGCCGGGTCAAGAGCGCCGCCAAGCTCCAGGTCACCGAGCCCGAGGACATGCCGGAGCGCAGCGACGTGGCCGTCGACAACCGGGTGCCCGAGCCGCCGTTCTGGGGCGACCGCATCAGCAAGGGCGTCCCGCTCGCCGACTACGCCGCCTACCTGGACGAGCGGGCCACGTTCATGGGCCAGTGGGGGCTCAAGGGCTCGCGCGGCGGCGGCCCGAGCTACGAGGAGCTGGTCGAGACCGAGGGCCGGCCGCGCATGCGCATGTGGCTGGACCGGATGCAGACCGAGGGCCTGCTGGAGGCGTCCGTCGTCTACGGCTACTACCCCTGCCACAGCGAGGGCGACGACCTCGTGGTGCTCGACGACGACGGCTCCGAGCGCACCCGCTTCACCTTCCCCCGGCAGCGGCGCGACCGGCACCTGTGCCTGGCCGACTACTTCCGCCCGAAGTCCTCGGGCGAGACCGACGTGGTGGCCTTCCAGGTCGTCACGGTCGGCAGCGCGATCAGCAAGGCCACCCAGGAGCTGTTCGAGAAGAACGCCTACCGCGACTACCTGGAGCTGCACGGCCTCTCGGTGCAGCTCACCGAGGCGCTGGCGGAGTACTGGCACACGCGGGTACGCGCCGAGCTGGGCTTCGCCGGGGACGACCCCGCGGAGCTGGAGGCGTTCTTCAAACTGGGCTACCGGGGCGCGCGGTTCTCGCTGGGCTACGGCGCCTGCCCGAACCTGGAGGACCGCGCGAAGATCATGCGGCTGCTGGAACCCGAGCGGGTCGGTGTGACGTTGTCCGAAGAGTTCCAACTTGTTCCCGAACAGGCCACCGACGCGATCGTCATCCATCACCCCGAGGCGAAATACTTCAACGCATGACCTTCACCGATCCTTCCGTCGCCGCGCCCCCCGTCCCGGACGACACCGCCCTGCAGGCGGTGCTGTTCGACATGGACGGCACGCTGATCGACACCGAGGGCATGTGGATGGCCGCCGAGAGCGAGGTGGTCGCCGAGCTCGGCGGGGTCTGGACGGTCGAGGACCAGCGGGCCAACATCGGCGGGTCGGCGCAGACCGCCGCGGCCTACATCGTCGAGCTGACCGGGGCGCCGATCGGGCCCGATGAGGTCATGGCGATGCTGGCGGCGTCCATGCGCCGCCGCCTGGCCGCCGGCCCCGAGCTGATGCCCGGGGCGAAGAGGCTGCTGACCCAGGTCAGCGAGTCCGGCCTGCCGAAGGCGCTGGTGACCTCCACGCACCGTCCGCTGCTGGAGGTCTCGATCACCGCGATCGGCGCCGAGCACTTCGACCTCACCGTGGCCGGCGACGAGGTCGAACGGAACAAGCCGCACCCCGAGCCCTACCTGAAGGCCGCCCGGCTGCTGGGCGTGGACCCGGCCCGCTGCGTGGTGCTGGAGGACTCCCCGGCCGGCGTCGCCGCCGCCGGGGCCGCCGGCTGCGTCACGGTGGCGGTTCCGCACCTGGTGCCGGTCGAACCGGCGCCGCGGCGCGTCGTGCTCGACTCCCTGGAGGAGGTCGACCTGGACCGGCTGCGGCGGCTGGCCGCGGAGTCCGGCGCCGCCTGATCGAGCTTTGACCGCCGCGTTCGCGGGTCGGGGTGAGATTCCCAGGGCTCGGACCTGCTGTGCCGCCGGCGCTGCGCGCACTGCGACAGCCGGCCCCTGTGCGAACCCGATCGTCAAACATCAGTGAGGCGGCCGCTCACCGCCTGTTCGGAAGGCTGCCGCGAGAGTGCGGGCCCATTGGGTCCGCACTCTCGCTGTTTCGCTCATCCGGCGGCCCGCGGGTCGGCCGGACGGCGAGGGGAGCCGGTCAGGGCCGCGCTCTTCCGGCAGCCCTGGCCGGTGGCGGCACGCGGCGGGCGGGGCTGCGGGGGTGCAAAGACCGGTAAATCAATCCCTTTTACCGGAATTTCGGGCGAATAGGCTTTCCGTCACGATTCGGTCTCACCCCGTAAAAGCGGGCGCAGTGCAATAGAGTGCCGCATGAGCTGACCGAGCGTCATTCGCCCGGTCGGGTCGGTGACCGCGCCTCGCCTGGCGGCGACTTCGTGGGATGACCGGATCCGGCGCGCGCAGCGCGGCGGCACCGGCGTCCGCGGGAATTCGCCCCGCCCCGGACCCCCATGAGAAAGGGGATAAAAGTGAACAAACGAGCGTTGTCGTTCGCCGCGGTGGGTACCGCGGCGATGCTGCTTCTGGGCGCCTGCGGCGGCGGCGGTGACGGAGGCGGGGACACCGCGGGGGGTGAGTTCAACCAGGGGGTCGCCGAGGTGGTCAACCCCTCCGACCAGACCGGCGGCACGCTGCGCTACGCGATCGCGGCCAACATCGAGAGCACCGACCCCGGCAACACCTACTACGGCTACGTCTGGAACTTCAGCCGGTACTACGCGCGCACGCTCTACACCTACGCGGCCTCGCCCGGCGAGGCCGGCCGGGAGGTCGTCCCCGACCTCGCGGCGGACCTGCCCGAGGTCAGCGAGGACGGCACGACCTGGACCGTCCGGCTCAAGGAGGGGCTGAAGTACGAGGACGGCTCCGAGATCGTCGCCGAGGACGTCAAGTACGCGATCGCCCGGGCCAACTTCGGCGACCAGGCGCTGCCCAACGGCCCCAAGTACTACCAGCAGCTGCTCGACGACAGCGACGACTACGAGGGCCCCTACACCGACGCCGATGACCCGCTGGCCGGCTTCGACGGCATCGAGACCCCGGACGACCACACGCTGGTCTTCCACCTCAAGGAGCCGTTCGTCGACTTCACCTACGTGATGGTCCAGCCGCAGAGCGCGCCCGTGCCCGCGGAGGCCGACCAGGGCGAGCGCTACCAGACCCAGGTGGTCTCCTCCGGGCCCTACAAGTTCGAGGGCGAGTGGAACCCCGGCAACGGGATCACCCTGGTGCGCAACGAGGAGTGGGACCCCGAATCCGACCCGATCCGCAGGGCGCTGCCGGACCGGGTCACCGTCGAGGAGGGCGTCGACCAGAACGAGATCGACCAGCGCCTGGCCAACGGCGAGCTCGACGTCGACCTGGGCGGCACCGGCCTGGGCCCGGCGATGAAGGGCCAGGCGGTCCCCGACGAGGAGACCAGGGTCCACCTCGACAACCCCGAGACCAGCGCGCACTACTTCGTCAACCTCAACGTCCACGTGGAGCCGCTGGACGACCGGGCGTGCCGGCAGGCGGTGCAGTACGCGGTCGACCGCAACGCCGTCCAGCGGGCCTGGGGCGGCGACATCGGCGGCACCATCGCCACCCAGGTGCTGCCGCCGGCGGTCGACGGCGCCGACCCCGACCTCGACCTCTACCCCTCGGAGAACAACGAGGGCGACATCGACAAGGCCGGGGAGAAGCTGGAGGAGTGCGGCCAGGAGGACGGCTTCTCCACCAATCTCGGGGTCCGCTCGGACCGGCCGGCCGAGGTCGCGGCCGCCGAGGCGCTGCAGCAGGCGCTGGCCCGCGCCGACATCGACGTCGACATCGAGCAGTTCCCCTCCGACACCTTCACCAACACCCAGGCGGGTTCGCCGGACTTCGTGCACGACAACGAGCTCGGCCTCAACATCTACGGCTGGATGCCCGACTGGCCCAGCGGCTACGGCTACATGAGCCAGATCCTCGACGGCGACTCCATCAAGGAGGCCGGCAACTCCAACATCTCCGAGTTCGACGACCCCGAGGTCAACGAGCTCTTCGACGAGGTGGTCACGGTCGAGGACCCGGCCGGGCAGGCCGAGATCTACGCCCGGATCGACGAGATGGTCATGGAGGAGGCGGTGATCGTGCCGATGATCTTCCAGAAGTCGGTGCTGTACCGGCCGGAGAACCTGACCAACGTCTACTTCAACCCGAGCTGGAAGATGTACGACTACATGGCGCTGGGGACCACCCGCGAGTAGCCGCGGCGGCGGGAGCCGCGACGAGGACCCGGGGCGGCGGTGCGGGACGCACCGCCGCCCCGGCGCGTCCCCGATCCGTCCACTAGGGGAGTCGCCCGATGGCCGGATCCGCTGCGGAGTGCGAGACTGGGGGCATGCCGACACAGATCCCGTTCGAAGGTCCGATGCTGGGAGCGGCCCTCACGGTCGTGGGGCTGATCATTTCCTGGGTGGTGTGGCGCCGCAGGGGCGCCGCGGCCGGGCTGCGCGGGGTGGCCTGGTCGCTGCTGCCCCTGGCCGCGGGGCTGATGGGGCTGATGACGATCCTGTGGCGGCTGGTCGCCGACCTCGTCGGCTTCTTCGTCGGCATGGTGTTCAACCCGGTGGTGTGGGCCGGCG
This sequence is a window from Spinactinospora alkalitolerans. Protein-coding genes within it:
- a CDS encoding PAC2 family protein encodes the protein MPELDSVPELVEPVMVAAFEGWNDAGEAASAVIEHLAAAWDTDELLSLESDDYYDFQVSRPRVETLDGESRRIQWPTTKVSVARPRGGGHDIVLVRGTEPNMRWRGFCSDLLAVARELGVRRVILLGALLADAPHTRPVPVTSVASPPELGRRLHLEPTTYEGPTGILGVLQEVFGSAGLETVSLWAAVPHYVAQPPCPKGTLSLLRRVEDILDVTVPLGDLPEEARAWEHGVNELASEDSDIAGYVRSLEEAKDAAELPEATGEAIAREFERYLKRRGRG
- the metH gene encoding methionine synthase, with the translated sequence MSSRLSFRDALAQRVIVADGAMGTMLQVHDLGLDDFQGHEGCNEILNVTRPDVVRSTHAAFFDVGVDCVETNTFGANFGNLGEYDIVERTYELAESGARLAKEVADEYSSADHPRYVLGSVGPGTKLPTLGHAHFTTLRDYYEQCAKGLIDGGADAILIETCQDLLQTKAAVVGAQRARRAAGSGITIIAQVTIETTGTMLIGSEIGAALTALEPLGIDVIGLNCATGPAEMSEHLRYLSQHARVPISCMPNAGLPELGTDGAVYPLQPHELADAHDTFTGEFGLSLAGGCCGTTPEHLRQVVERVSGRGVKNRTPRTEAAAASVYQSVPFRQDTSYLAIGERTNANGSKLFREAMVAERYDDCIEIARDQIRDGAHLLDLNVDYVGRDGARDMRELASRLATASTLPLMLDSTEPDVLQAGLEMIGGRAVLNSVNYEDGDASGSRFDRIASLAVEHGAALVALTIDEQGQARTADKKVEIAQRLISDLGGRYGIRESDILIDCLTFTIATGQDESRRDALETVEAIRELKRRHPDVQTTLGLSNVSFGLNPAARIVLNSVFLHECAEAGLDSAIVHASKILPMNRIPEEQRQVALDMVYDRRTGDYDPLQRFLELFEGVDAQQLKASRAEELAALPLWDRLERRIIDGEMVGMEADLDEALTQRPALQIVNDTLLAGMKVVGELFGSGEMQLPFVLKSAEVMKAAVAHLEPHMEKSDDDGKGRIVLATVKGDVHDIGKNLVDIILSNNGYDVVNLGIKQPVSAIIEAAEEQRADVIGMSGLLVKSTVIMKENLEEMESRGLSDRFPVLLGGAALTRSYVEQDLAEMFPGEVRYARDAFEGLRLMDAFMAVKRGVEGAELPALRKRRVKSAAKLQVTEPEDMPERSDVAVDNRVPEPPFWGDRISKGVPLADYAAYLDERATFMGQWGLKGSRGGGPSYEELVETEGRPRMRMWLDRMQTEGLLEASVVYGYYPCHSEGDDLVVLDDDGSERTRFTFPRQRRDRHLCLADYFRPKSSGETDVVAFQVVTVGSAISKATQELFEKNAYRDYLELHGLSVQLTEALAEYWHTRVRAELGFAGDDPAELEAFFKLGYRGARFSLGYGACPNLEDRAKIMRLLEPERVGVTLSEEFQLVPEQATDAIVIHHPEAKYFNA
- a CDS encoding HAD family hydrolase yields the protein MTFTDPSVAAPPVPDDTALQAVLFDMDGTLIDTEGMWMAAESEVVAELGGVWTVEDQRANIGGSAQTAAAYIVELTGAPIGPDEVMAMLAASMRRRLAAGPELMPGAKRLLTQVSESGLPKALVTSTHRPLLEVSITAIGAEHFDLTVAGDEVERNKPHPEPYLKAARLLGVDPARCVVLEDSPAGVAAAGAAGCVTVAVPHLVPVEPAPRRVVLDSLEEVDLDRLRRLAAESGAA
- a CDS encoding ABC transporter substrate-binding protein, encoding MNKRALSFAAVGTAAMLLLGACGGGGDGGGDTAGGEFNQGVAEVVNPSDQTGGTLRYAIAANIESTDPGNTYYGYVWNFSRYYARTLYTYAASPGEAGREVVPDLAADLPEVSEDGTTWTVRLKEGLKYEDGSEIVAEDVKYAIARANFGDQALPNGPKYYQQLLDDSDDYEGPYTDADDPLAGFDGIETPDDHTLVFHLKEPFVDFTYVMVQPQSAPVPAEADQGERYQTQVVSSGPYKFEGEWNPGNGITLVRNEEWDPESDPIRRALPDRVTVEEGVDQNEIDQRLANGELDVDLGGTGLGPAMKGQAVPDEETRVHLDNPETSAHYFVNLNVHVEPLDDRACRQAVQYAVDRNAVQRAWGGDIGGTIATQVLPPAVDGADPDLDLYPSENNEGDIDKAGEKLEECGQEDGFSTNLGVRSDRPAEVAAAEALQQALARADIDVDIEQFPSDTFTNTQAGSPDFVHDNELGLNIYGWMPDWPSGYGYMSQILDGDSIKEAGNSNISEFDDPEVNELFDEVVTVEDPAGQAEIYARIDEMVMEEAVIVPMIFQKSVLYRPENLTNVYFNPSWKMYDYMALGTTRE